A genomic window from Candidatus Denitrolinea symbiosum includes:
- a CDS encoding peptidase S9 family, giving the protein MTPRVESFMSARLFVVPQYERGRVYFLSNLSGHLSLYGMYYGGSVPEPLLPPQIALQNPHLIGGRSFYVFPDLDKILVMIDRDGDENYQPMLIPLEGGFPEPAFDNFFASYRVHLGACDKEKSIVYFQAERRDKPMEETYRANLKTGKLTKIAESEFGLGVDAHSADHRKLILGSGYEVGDSVMFLWRGGKKTVLYGKPIEERAAGEKVPLNGLIGSAFSPSEKGVVVVSAVFDDAFSLGYIDLKKPGVIQPVKMKGLLHTGVGEMTGIAHLVGNRYLVGYNIDGCSWVYETTFSEARLTMTVKHELVGAAPLDGGTLEHIDYNREDDLFALSFSTATSPTQIYTVEDRLRNQYVQHTSEKVLGIPAQNLSAGEDASFVSFDGLRVSARLYLPAKSLGFKGPRPLVYYIHGGPQGQERPDFAWFSMPLIQFLTLRGFAVFVPNVRGSTGYGLSYVKHVDRDWGGKDRLDHVHAMTKVLPKDKRLDVKRAAVVGRSYGGYMTLMQAAMHTDLWKAACDMFGPYDLLTFLDRIPQTWKPYFKIALGDPENPEEKKFLVERSPKTHLPKMKCPMLVIQGRNDPRVVAAESEDLVKQLKAQGKDIELLLFEDEGHDVLKYENRVICYNAIVDFFAKRLKP; this is encoded by the coding sequence ATGACCCCACGCGTCGAATCGTTCATGTCTGCTCGTCTTTTCGTCGTCCCGCAGTACGAAAGGGGACGGGTGTATTTTCTCAGCAACCTCTCTGGGCATTTGAGCCTGTATGGCATGTATTACGGCGGAAGTGTCCCTGAGCCGTTGCTGCCGCCGCAGATCGCGCTGCAAAATCCGCACCTGATCGGCGGGCGTTCGTTTTACGTCTTTCCCGACCTCGATAAAATTTTGGTAATGATTGACAGGGACGGCGACGAGAACTACCAGCCTATGCTCATCCCGTTGGAGGGCGGATTCCCCGAACCTGCCTTCGATAACTTCTTCGCCAGTTACCGCGTCCATTTGGGCGCGTGCGACAAAGAGAAGAGCATCGTCTATTTTCAGGCGGAGCGGCGCGACAAACCGATGGAGGAGACCTATCGCGCTAACTTGAAGACGGGCAAACTGACCAAGATCGCCGAGAGCGAGTTCGGCCTGGGCGTCGACGCCCACTCGGCGGACCACAGAAAATTGATCTTGGGATCGGGCTACGAAGTGGGGGATAGCGTCATGTTCCTCTGGCGGGGCGGTAAAAAAACCGTTCTCTACGGCAAGCCCATTGAAGAACGCGCCGCGGGCGAAAAGGTCCCGCTGAACGGGTTGATCGGCAGCGCGTTTTCTCCGAGCGAGAAGGGCGTTGTTGTCGTCTCTGCCGTGTTCGACGACGCTTTCAGCCTCGGCTACATCGACCTGAAAAAGCCCGGCGTGATTCAACCCGTCAAAATGAAAGGCTTGCTTCACACCGGCGTCGGCGAGATGACCGGCATCGCCCACCTCGTCGGGAATCGCTACCTCGTCGGGTACAACATTGACGGATGCTCCTGGGTCTACGAAACGACCTTCAGCGAAGCGCGCCTGACCATGACGGTCAAACATGAATTGGTGGGGGCCGCGCCGCTCGACGGCGGGACGCTCGAACACATTGACTACAACCGGGAAGACGACCTGTTCGCGCTGTCCTTCTCCACGGCCACCTCGCCGACGCAGATTTACACCGTCGAAGACCGGCTCCGCAACCAGTACGTCCAGCACACCAGCGAGAAAGTGCTGGGGATTCCCGCGCAGAACCTTTCGGCGGGCGAGGACGCGTCCTTCGTCTCCTTCGACGGGCTGCGCGTCTCGGCGCGTCTCTACCTGCCCGCCAAGTCGCTGGGATTCAAGGGACCGCGTCCCCTCGTCTACTACATCCACGGCGGCCCGCAGGGGCAGGAGCGTCCCGACTTTGCCTGGTTCTCGATGCCGTTGATCCAATTCCTGACCCTGCGCGGGTTCGCGGTCTTCGTCCCGAACGTGCGCGGCTCCACCGGCTACGGACTCTCCTACGTCAAGCACGTGGACCGCGACTGGGGCGGCAAGGACAGGCTCGACCACGTCCACGCGATGACGAAGGTTCTGCCCAAAGACAAACGCCTCGACGTGAAGCGCGCCGCCGTGGTGGGACGTTCCTACGGCGGATACATGACCCTCATGCAAGCCGCCATGCACACCGATCTGTGGAAAGCTGCCTGCGACATGTTCGGTCCCTACGACCTGTTGACCTTCCTCGACCGCATCCCGCAGACGTGGAAACCGTATTTCAAGATCGCGCTGGGCGATCCCGAAAATCCCGAGGAGAAAAAATTCCTCGTCGAGCGCTCCCCGAAGACCCACCTCCCAAAGATGAAATGCCCGATGCTCGTCATCCAGGGCCGCAACGACCCGCGCGTCGTCGCGGCCGAGTCGGAAGACCTGGTGAAGCAACTTAAAGCGCAGGGCAAGGACATCGAACTCCTGCTCTTTGAAGACGAAGGCCACGACGTGCTGAAATACGAAAACCGCGTGATCTGCTACAACGCCATCGTTGACTTCTTCGCGAAGCGCCTCAAGCCGTAG
- a CDS encoding tRNA 2-thiouridine(34) synthase MnmA codes for MPKIAVAMSGGVDSSVAAALLKQQGYDVIGMMLRLWSEPGKEDSNRCCTPDSMAQARRVAAKLDIPFYVVDAKNVFRETVVQYFLDGYARGETPNPCLLCNRQIRWTFLLDHALALGADFMATGHYARTTKDESGKVKLLRAVDESKDQSYILHVLTQEKLQRALFPVGDYPKAEIRRIAESFGLPTASRADSQDLCFLAGEDYRNFLARNAPEINQPGSIETTDGRIIGQHTGLANYTIGQRKGLGLASPVPLFVITKHAARNTLVVGTADALGFASLTARDVNWVSGTAPSAPFRALVKIRYTARAVPAEVAPEDGNRVHVKFDAPARDVTAGQAAVFYIGEEVLGGGIIV; via the coding sequence ATGCCCAAAATCGCCGTCGCCATGTCTGGCGGAGTGGACTCCTCCGTCGCCGCGGCCCTGCTCAAACAGCAGGGCTATGACGTCATCGGGATGATGCTTCGGCTCTGGTCCGAGCCGGGGAAGGAAGACTCCAACCGCTGTTGCACGCCCGATTCGATGGCGCAGGCGAGACGCGTCGCCGCAAAACTGGACATCCCCTTTTACGTGGTGGACGCGAAAAACGTCTTCCGCGAGACGGTCGTCCAGTACTTTTTGGACGGGTACGCGCGCGGCGAGACGCCCAATCCCTGCCTGCTGTGCAACCGGCAGATCCGCTGGACGTTCCTGCTCGACCACGCGCTGGCTCTCGGCGCGGACTTCATGGCGACGGGACATTACGCGCGGACGACGAAAGACGAAAGCGGAAAGGTGAAGTTGCTGCGGGCGGTGGACGAATCGAAAGATCAGTCGTACATCCTGCATGTGTTGACGCAGGAGAAGTTACAGCGCGCCTTGTTCCCGGTGGGCGACTATCCCAAAGCCGAAATCCGCAGGATCGCCGAGTCGTTCGGCTTGCCGACCGCCTCCCGCGCGGACAGCCAGGACCTGTGTTTCCTCGCGGGCGAAGACTACCGCAATTTCCTCGCACGGAACGCGCCCGAAATCAACCAGCCGGGCAGCATCGAAACAACCGACGGACGGATCATCGGTCAACACACGGGACTCGCCAACTACACCATCGGCCAGCGCAAGGGACTCGGCCTCGCTTCGCCTGTTCCGCTTTTTGTCATTACGAAACACGCAGCACGCAATACGCTGGTAGTCGGCACGGCAGATGCACTCGGATTCGCCAGTCTCACCGCCCGCGACGTCAACTGGGTGAGCGGGACTGCGCCGTCCGCGCCATTTCGCGCGCTGGTCAAGATCCGCTACACGGCGCGCGCCGTCCCTGCGGAGGTCGCGCCCGAAGACGGAAACCGCGTCCACGTCAAGTTCGACGCGCCCGCGCGGGATGTGACAGCGGGTCAGGCCGCGGTCTTCTACATCGGGGAGGAAGTCCTCGGCGGCGGAATCATCGTATAG
- a CDS encoding replicative DNA helicase, with the protein MTDYLPPEESPSPAAPTVPHSREAEEAVVGAVLINPEAYYDVAQFLAADDFYIHRLRWIWEAFTRLHEGRVPIDLLTVADELERAGQLNEMGGPAFLTSLINTVPTSLNAESYGKIVEEHSVRRKMINAANRIASIAYNTETDVDEVMGESEKAVFNVSEKRMKHDLQPIKQVLSEYYDRIDDLAKRPDEIHGVPTGFVDLDKMLTGLQPSDLLIIAGRPGQGKTGFLLSVAKNAALTHKKHVAIFSLEMSNEQVVQRLIAQETGIDSQRLRSGKLNQDEWPMFNHAIEVFGDTKIFLDDTPAITPLQLRTKCRRLHMEFGIDLIILDYLQLMSGDTRNDNRVQEVSFISRNLKVLARELNVPVLAAAQLSRAVEQRTDKRPVLSDLRESGSLEQDADIVMFIYRPDQYEKDTAKQNIAEIIVSKHRNGPVGSVELIFRSALAKFENAATKHVQFNE; encoded by the coding sequence ATGACAGATTATCTCCCCCCCGAGGAATCCCCCTCCCCCGCCGCCCCGACCGTTCCGCACAGCCGTGAAGCCGAAGAAGCCGTCGTTGGGGCGGTGCTGATTAATCCCGAAGCCTACTACGACGTGGCGCAGTTCCTCGCCGCGGACGATTTCTACATCCACCGCCTGCGCTGGATCTGGGAGGCGTTCACGCGCCTGCACGAGGGGCGCGTGCCCATTGACCTGCTCACCGTCGCGGACGAACTGGAGCGCGCGGGACAACTGAACGAGATGGGCGGACCCGCGTTCCTGACTTCGCTCATCAACACTGTGCCGACCTCGCTCAATGCCGAGTCGTACGGGAAGATCGTGGAGGAGCACTCCGTCCGCCGCAAGATGATCAACGCCGCGAACCGAATCGCCTCCATCGCCTACAACACCGAAACGGATGTGGACGAGGTGATGGGCGAATCGGAGAAGGCGGTCTTCAACGTCAGCGAGAAACGGATGAAGCACGACCTGCAGCCCATCAAGCAGGTCCTCTCGGAATATTACGACCGCATTGACGACCTCGCCAAGCGTCCCGACGAAATTCACGGCGTGCCAACGGGATTCGTTGACCTCGACAAAATGCTGACAGGACTCCAGCCTTCAGACCTGCTGATCATCGCGGGACGTCCTGGACAAGGCAAAACAGGTTTTCTTTTATCTGTCGCGAAGAACGCGGCGTTGACGCACAAGAAGCACGTCGCCATCTTCTCGCTGGAGATGTCGAACGAGCAGGTGGTGCAGCGTCTCATCGCGCAGGAGACGGGGATCGACTCGCAGCGCCTGCGCTCGGGCAAGTTGAACCAGGATGAATGGCCCATGTTCAACCACGCCATCGAAGTGTTCGGCGACACGAAAATCTTCCTCGACGATACGCCCGCCATCACGCCGCTTCAGTTAAGGACGAAATGCAGACGCCTGCACATGGAATTCGGGATTGACCTGATCATCCTCGACTATCTCCAGCTGATGAGCGGCGACACGCGCAACGACAACCGCGTGCAGGAAGTCTCGTTCATCTCGCGCAACCTGAAAGTGCTGGCGCGCGAGTTGAACGTCCCTGTGCTGGCGGCGGCGCAGTTGAGCCGCGCCGTCGAGCAGAGGACGGATAAGCGGCCTGTGTTGTCCGACTTGAGAGAATCGGGCTCTTTGGAGCAGGACGCGGACATCGTGATGTTCATCTATCGTCCCGACCAGTATGAGAAGGACACCGCGAAGCAGAATATCGCCGAGATCATCGTCTCGAAACACCGCAACGGCCCCGTCGGCAGCGTGGAGTTGATCTTCCGCAGCGCGCTGGCGAAGTTCGAGAACGCGGCGACGAAGCATGTGCAATTTAACGAGTAA
- a CDS encoding cysteine desulfurase NifS — translation MIYLDYAATTPVDARVLNAMTPYFADSFGNPSSVHRFGQRAEAAVESARETVASALHCRPDEIIFTSCGSESDNLALRGAMMFGLQNDRPWLLTSRAEHHAVSKTAEQLEKYYGVQVEWLPVDAHGMVTPETMRRAVCDGTALASVMLANNEIGTINPVAELASICRERGILFHTDAVQAAAYLDVDVTRLGVDMLSLGGHKFYGPKGVGALYVKKGTRLVPHTTGGGQEFGLRAGTQNVPYIVGFAEALRLAAEEREERVAHVQPLRDQVIGRVLEEIPDAQLTGHPENRLPNHASFVFKDADGNLLLQLLDAAGFACSSGSACKTGNPEPSEVIAALGLSRDWALGSLRITLGKDSTPEQINSFLNLLPSLVEKSRALR, via the coding sequence ATGATCTATCTTGACTACGCCGCGACGACTCCCGTGGATGCGCGCGTCCTCAACGCGATGACGCCCTACTTCGCCGATTCGTTCGGGAACCCGTCCTCGGTCCACCGCTTCGGACAGCGCGCCGAAGCCGCGGTCGAATCCGCCCGTGAGACGGTCGCGTCTGCCCTCCACTGCCGCCCCGACGAGATCATCTTCACCTCCTGCGGCTCCGAATCCGATAACCTGGCTTTGCGCGGCGCGATGATGTTCGGCCTGCAAAATGACCGCCCCTGGCTGTTGACCTCCCGCGCCGAGCATCACGCCGTCAGCAAGACCGCCGAACAACTGGAGAAATATTACGGCGTTCAGGTCGAGTGGCTGCCTGTGGACGCGCATGGTATGGTCACGCCAGAGACGATGCGCCGCGCTGTCTGTGATGGGACCGCGCTGGCTTCCGTCATGCTCGCCAATAACGAGATCGGGACGATCAACCCGGTCGCCGAACTCGCGTCCATCTGCCGCGAGCGCGGCATTCTCTTCCACACCGACGCGGTGCAGGCCGCCGCCTATCTCGATGTGGATGTGACCAGACTCGGCGTGGACATGCTCTCGCTCGGCGGTCACAAATTCTACGGACCGAAAGGCGTCGGCGCGCTGTACGTCAAAAAAGGGACGCGGCTCGTCCCGCACACCACGGGCGGCGGCCAGGAGTTCGGCCTGCGCGCCGGGACGCAGAACGTGCCGTACATCGTCGGCTTTGCGGAGGCGCTTCGTCTCGCCGCGGAAGAGCGCGAGGAACGCGTCGCCCACGTCCAGCCGCTGCGCGATCAGGTCATCGGCCGCGTCCTCGAAGAAATTCCCGACGCGCAGTTGACGGGTCATCCCGAAAACCGCCTGCCGAATCACGCCTCCTTCGTCTTCAAAGACGCGGACGGCAACCTGCTTTTGCAGCTGCTCGACGCGGCGGGCTTCGCCTGCTCCTCCGGCTCGGCCTGCAAAACGGGAAATCCCGAACCGAGCGAAGTCATTGCCGCCCTCGGTCTCTCCCGCGATTGGGCGCTCGGCTCGCTGCGAATCACCCTCGGCAAAGATTCCACGCCTGAGCAAATCAACTCCTTTCTCAACCTCTTGCCCTCCCTCGTCGAAAAATCCCGCGCCCTGCGCTGA
- a CDS encoding phosphomannomutase — MTFKITFGTDGWRGVIAEDYTFDNVRRCAQGFASYLLKRGKQGQWIVVGHDKRFGSENFAVAVAEVLAGNGLNVHLTDGATPTPVIAYAVVDKKAAGAVNITASHNPATDNGFKVRDETGGAIDPEGLKEIEASIPDSIDDVKRKTYADASAAGEIVKFDAAAPYIEHLTRDGLIDLQLLKDAGLTVMVDPMWGNGAGWFPRLLAGGKTKVIEIHNVRNPIFPEMKRPEPIQPNIDVGLQATLDNKADVLLITDGDADRCGIGDENGQFINQLRVYALLAYYLLEVRGLRGDIVKTLSTTNMLNKLGEIYGVPVHETGVGFKYVAPKMTETNALIGGEESGGYAFRGNVPERDGILAGLYMLDFMVKTGKKPTELLKDLFAKVGGEYFYDRIDSPFTGDHETRKKMILDANPQTLGGLKVTGLVTIDGFQFKLEDGGWMLIRFSGTEPILRVYCETRHADKVQAILQDGLKVAGIK; from the coding sequence ATGACATTTAAAATCACGTTCGGCACCGACGGATGGCGCGGCGTCATCGCCGAGGATTACACGTTCGACAATGTGCGCCGCTGCGCGCAGGGTTTCGCGTCCTATCTCTTGAAGCGCGGCAAGCAGGGACAGTGGATCGTGGTCGGACACGATAAGCGGTTCGGCAGCGAGAATTTCGCCGTCGCGGTCGCGGAAGTACTGGCGGGCAACGGTTTGAACGTCCATCTGACCGACGGCGCGACGCCGACCCCGGTCATCGCCTACGCGGTGGTGGACAAGAAAGCCGCGGGCGCGGTCAACATCACGGCGAGTCACAACCCCGCCACAGACAACGGCTTCAAGGTCCGCGACGAGACGGGCGGCGCGATCGATCCCGAAGGGTTGAAGGAGATCGAGGCCTCCATCCCCGATTCGATTGACGACGTAAAACGCAAAACATATGCGGATGCAAGCGCGGCAGGCGAGATCGTCAAATTCGACGCGGCCGCGCCGTACATCGAGCATCTGACGCGCGACGGTCTCATTGACCTGCAACTCCTCAAAGACGCCGGGTTGACCGTGATGGTGGACCCGATGTGGGGCAACGGCGCGGGCTGGTTCCCGCGGCTGCTGGCGGGCGGAAAGACGAAGGTGATCGAAATCCACAACGTCCGCAACCCGATCTTCCCCGAGATGAAACGTCCCGAACCGATCCAGCCAAACATTGACGTCGGCCTGCAAGCCACGCTGGACAACAAAGCCGACGTGCTGCTCATCACCGACGGCGACGCGGACCGCTGCGGGATCGGCGACGAGAACGGACAGTTCATCAACCAATTGCGCGTCTACGCGCTGCTGGCGTATTACCTGCTCGAAGTGCGCGGCCTGCGCGGCGACATCGTCAAGACGCTCTCGACCACGAACATGCTCAACAAGTTGGGCGAGATCTACGGCGTCCCCGTCCACGAAACGGGCGTGGGATTCAAATACGTCGCGCCGAAGATGACCGAGACGAACGCGCTGATCGGCGGCGAAGAATCGGGCGGATACGCCTTCCGCGGCAACGTCCCCGAACGCGACGGCATCCTGGCGGGACTCTACATGCTCGACTTCATGGTGAAGACCGGCAAAAAGCCGACCGAGTTATTGAAAGACCTGTTCGCCAAAGTGGGCGGCGAATATTTCTACGACCGCATAGACAGTCCCTTCACCGGCGATCACGAGACCCGCAAAAAGATGATCCTCGACGCGAATCCCCAGACCCTCGGCGGACTCAAAGTCACCGGGCTGGTGACGATAGACGGCTTCCAGTTCAAACTCGAAGACGGCGGCTGGATGCTCATCCGCTTTAGCGGGACGGAGCCGATCCTGCGCGTCTACTGCGAGACGCGGCACGCGGACAAAGTGCAGGCGATCCTGCAAGACGGCCTGAAGGTCGCGGGAATCAAGTGA
- a CDS encoding bifunctional nuclease family protein → MIEVVIDSVRVNLMSPHRLVVLREAQGERYLPIWVGPYEAEAITIALQEVEISRPLTHDLIRNILTAFNARIARIEIVSLRADIFYGNIVVEQNGREVNIDSRPSDAIALAVRAHVPILVHPQVMDAGGILPEKDLPEGAPSLPPAERGVPPPPVDESSERLDVFRNFIDKLDFGKLDDKGKPDASPSDPKT, encoded by the coding sequence ATGATCGAAGTAGTGATAGACAGCGTACGCGTCAACCTGATGTCGCCGCATCGGCTGGTGGTTTTGCGCGAGGCGCAGGGCGAACGCTACCTGCCCATCTGGGTCGGTCCGTACGAGGCCGAGGCCATCACCATCGCGTTGCAGGAAGTGGAGATCAGCCGCCCGCTGACGCACGATCTCATCCGCAACATCCTCACGGCGTTCAACGCGCGCATTGCCCGAATCGAGATCGTCAGCCTGCGCGCCGATATTTTCTACGGCAACATCGTGGTCGAGCAGAACGGACGCGAGGTCAACATCGACTCGCGCCCCTCGGACGCCATCGCGTTGGCGGTGCGCGCCCACGTGCCGATCCTCGTCCACCCGCAGGTGATGGACGCGGGAGGCATCCTCCCTGAGAAGGACCTGCCCGAAGGCGCGCCCAGCCTCCCGCCTGCCGAGCGAGGCGTCCCGCCGCCCCCGGTGGACGAGTCCAGCGAACGTCTCGACGTATTCCGAAATTTCATAGATAAACTCGACTTTGGAAAACTGGACGACAAAGGAAAACCCGACGCTTCGCCCTCCGACCCGAAAACGTGA
- a CDS encoding ABC transporter permease subunit, whose translation MSDLKELFQVNVPAQRRATLADGVVLLSLAVAFYGGLTLANRFFTGSAETGQISLSPGALPVYTLYSMGRMLIAYLLSLAFTLVYGRMAAYDRQAEKVLMPLLDVLQSVPILSFLPVVLISLSAVMPQRFAAELTSVVLIFTSQAWNMTFAWYQSLTTIPKELREASAIFRLTPWMRFKTMELPFGAISLIWNSMMSWAGGWFFLMAAEIFTVGQESFRLPGLGAYLQAAAYQDNLPAIGWGLATLVLVIVVMDQWIWRPLLAWADRFKLEMVESDNPPTSWFYDLLRNASLVGWFQRRIASPLVERFDGWLIQRYPAADEPAAQSQRKGAGLSIFMLLGAGLLLFGGYRAFAWMATLPASAWMDIAWGLLATTARMLISLVVALAWTIPVGYAIGSNPRTAAWLQPIVQVVASLPATALFPVLVAALAALAGGLNLAAVLLMLMGTQWYLLFNIIAGAAAVPQDLKYTTALLGIKGWERWKTMILPSLFPFIITGAITASGGAWNASIVAEYIQFGGKTMQVSGIGAIIASATHNGDYPLLLASTLTMILAVALINRLLWRRLYRVAEERFRME comes from the coding sequence ATGAGCGATCTAAAAGAATTATTTCAGGTCAACGTCCCCGCCCAAAGACGGGCGACCCTCGCGGACGGGGTTGTGCTGCTCAGCCTCGCGGTGGCGTTTTATGGAGGGCTGACTCTGGCGAACCGCTTCTTTACAGGGTCGGCGGAGACCGGACAGATCTCGCTTTCGCCGGGCGCGCTGCCGGTCTACACCCTGTATTCGATGGGTCGTATGCTGATCGCGTACCTGCTTTCCCTGGCTTTTACGCTGGTGTACGGGCGCATGGCGGCCTACGACCGGCAGGCGGAAAAAGTGTTGATGCCGCTTCTGGACGTGCTGCAATCGGTACCCATCCTTTCATTCCTGCCCGTCGTGTTGATCAGCCTGAGCGCGGTCATGCCCCAGCGGTTCGCGGCGGAACTGACCTCCGTCGTGCTGATCTTCACCTCGCAGGCGTGGAACATGACCTTCGCGTGGTATCAATCTCTCACTACGATTCCCAAAGAACTGAGAGAAGCCAGCGCCATTTTTCGCCTGACCCCGTGGATGCGCTTCAAAACAATGGAACTGCCCTTCGGCGCCATTTCCCTGATCTGGAACAGCATGATGTCCTGGGCGGGCGGGTGGTTCTTTTTGATGGCGGCCGAAATCTTCACCGTTGGTCAGGAGTCCTTTCGCCTGCCCGGTTTGGGGGCTTACCTTCAAGCGGCGGCCTATCAAGATAATTTACCGGCCATCGGATGGGGGCTGGCGACTCTCGTCCTTGTCATCGTCGTCATGGACCAGTGGATCTGGCGGCCGCTGCTGGCATGGGCAGACCGCTTCAAACTCGAAATGGTCGAAAGTGACAACCCTCCCACATCCTGGTTTTACGACTTGCTGCGTAACGCCTCGCTGGTGGGCTGGTTTCAAAGGCGGATTGCCTCTCCGCTCGTCGAGCGCTTCGACGGCTGGCTGATTCAACGTTATCCTGCGGCGGACGAGCCGGCCGCGCAAAGCCAGCGCAAGGGGGCCGGCCTTTCCATCTTCATGCTGCTCGGCGCGGGACTCCTCCTCTTTGGCGGCTATCGGGCCTTCGCGTGGATGGCGACCCTGCCCGCCAGCGCGTGGATGGACATCGCCTGGGGTCTTCTCGCGACGACAGCGCGCATGCTGATCTCGCTTGTCGTCGCGCTGGCATGGACTATCCCCGTCGGCTACGCCATCGGCTCGAACCCGCGCACGGCGGCCTGGCTGCAACCGATCGTTCAAGTGGTCGCCTCGCTGCCCGCCACCGCGCTCTTTCCCGTCCTTGTGGCGGCGCTTGCCGCCCTGGCTGGCGGCCTGAATCTGGCGGCCGTGCTGCTGATGCTGATGGGCACGCAATGGTACCTGCTGTTCAACATCATCGCCGGGGCCGCGGCCGTCCCACAGGACTTAAAATACACCACAGCCCTGCTGGGAATAAAAGGCTGGGAGCGCTGGAAGACCATGATCCTTCCCTCGCTCTTCCCGTTCATCATCACCGGCGCGATCACAGCCAGCGGCGGCGCGTGGAACGCCAGTATCGTGGCCGAATACATTCAGTTCGGCGGGAAGACCATGCAGGTCAGCGGGATCGGCGCGATCATCGCGTCCGCCACCCACAACGGCGATTATCCGCTTCTCCTGGCTTCCACCCTGACCATGATCCTGGCTGTGGCTCTAATCAACCGCCTGCTTTGGCGGCGGCTCTACCGCGTCGCGGAAGAGCGCTTCCGAATGGAGTAG
- a CDS encoding nitrate ABC transporter ATP-binding protein, with amino-acid sequence MSVSPLLDVRGVNQMYGSGERRFVAVQNIQLSIHEGEFVALVGPSGCGKSTLLRIITGLNKPSSGVVLYRDNVVSGVNPHATIVFQTFALFPWLTVQANVEVALKARGLPAGERSQRAVALLDKVGLDGFENAYPRELSGGMRQKVGFARAMAVEPELLCLDEPFSALDVLSAEALRGELLELWTTGQIPTKAILMVTHNIEEAVMLADRVVVMEKEPGRIVADIAVDLPYPRRRKSPEFLAKVDLVYATLAGQTQPETLELGSAPGEPGRTRSLPDVPVANIAGLLETLAEKPGNRADIYQFVSELKVDSDHLLLLTEAVELLGFAIVDRGDIQLTPLGQTFADASILARKEIFAMRIRRLPLFHWLLSILTKADKHELQWDVIQTALELDFPPADAEKQIDVAVDWGRYAELISYDDGREVISLEGGLVKEAA; translated from the coding sequence ATGAGCGTTTCACCCCTGTTGGACGTGCGCGGCGTCAACCAAATGTACGGCAGCGGCGAACGGCGCTTCGTAGCCGTGCAGAATATCCAATTGTCAATCCACGAGGGCGAATTTGTAGCCCTGGTTGGCCCATCGGGATGCGGCAAAAGCACATTGCTGCGCATCATTACCGGGTTGAACAAACCCTCCTCCGGCGTTGTCCTCTATCGCGACAACGTGGTCAGCGGAGTTAATCCGCACGCCACGATTGTCTTCCAAACCTTCGCCCTCTTCCCGTGGCTGACCGTTCAGGCAAACGTGGAAGTGGCTCTCAAAGCGCGCGGCCTGCCCGCGGGGGAACGTTCCCAGCGCGCCGTCGCCCTGCTCGACAAAGTGGGGCTGGACGGGTTCGAGAACGCCTACCCGCGTGAACTTTCGGGCGGGATGCGCCAGAAGGTCGGGTTTGCGCGCGCCATGGCCGTCGAGCCGGAGCTGCTCTGCCTCGACGAGCCGTTTTCCGCGCTGGACGTCCTTTCCGCCGAAGCCCTGCGCGGCGAATTGCTCGAACTGTGGACGACCGGGCAGATTCCCACCAAAGCCATCCTGATGGTGACGCACAACATCGAAGAAGCGGTCATGCTCGCCGACCGCGTCGTCGTCATGGAGAAGGAACCGGGCCGCATCGTCGCGGACATCGCCGTGGACCTGCCGTATCCCCGCCGGCGAAAATCGCCGGAGTTCCTCGCTAAAGTGGACCTGGTCTACGCCACCCTGGCCGGGCAGACCCAGCCCGAAACGCTTGAACTTGGAAGCGCGCCGGGCGAGCCCGGGCGGACGCGCTCCCTGCCGGACGTGCCGGTGGCCAATATCGCCGGGTTGCTGGAGACTCTCGCTGAGAAACCCGGCAACCGCGCCGACATTTATCAGTTCGTCTCCGAACTGAAAGTGGATTCGGATCACCTGCTCCTGCTCACCGAAGCCGTGGAACTGCTCGGATTCGCCATCGTGGACAGGGGCGATATTCAACTGACCCCGCTTGGACAGACCTTTGCCGACGCTTCGATCCTGGCGCGCAAGGAGATATTCGCCATGCGCATCCGTCGCCTGCCGCTCTTCCACTGGCTGTTGAGCATTCTGACCAAAGCGGACAAACACGAACTTCAATGGGATGTGATCCAGACCGCGCTGGAATTGGACTTCCCTCCGGCCGACGCCGAAAAACAGATCGACGTGGCGGTGGATTGGGGCCGCTACGCGGAGTTGATTTCCTACGACGACGGCCGCGAGGTGATCTCTCTGGAAGGCGGGTTGGTTAAAGAAGCTGCGTAG